The Juglans microcarpa x Juglans regia isolate MS1-56 chromosome 2S, Jm3101_v1.0, whole genome shotgun sequence genome has a window encoding:
- the LOC121252322 gene encoding basic leucine zipper 43-like, with product MQSCEVSALHYLASSNPAPYPPHFSMSPSCTPAALQLNQFPSPLYNFQFPQAQEFNPQSSSFSSNSTSDEADEQQLSLINERKQRRMISNRESARRSRMRKQKHLDELWSQVVWLRTENHQLLDKLNHISECQDRVLQENARLKAETSGLRQMLTDMELKTSFPTLRDLEDVPCNTTYLRAESSNQSISSSMDLLG from the coding sequence ATGCAGTCTTGTGAGGTTTCAGCCCTCCATTATCTAGCCTCTTCAAACCCAGCTCCATACCCACCTCACTTCAGCATGTCTCCGAGTTGCACGCCCGCTGCACTTCAACTTAACCAATTCCCTAGCCCATTATACAATTTCCAGTTCCCTCAAGCTCAAGAATTCAATCCACAATCATCATCTTTCAGCAGTAATTCAACTTCTGATGAAGCTGATGAGCAACAACTGAGTCTTATCAACGAGAGGAAACAGAGAAGGATGATATCTAATAGAGAGTCAGCGCGCCGTTCACGCATGCGCAAGCAGAAGCACCTAGACGAGCTCTGGTCGCAGGTGGTTTGGCTCCGGACTGAAAACCATCAGCTCCTAGATAAGCTGAATCATATCTCCGAGTGCCAGGACCGGGTGCTTCAAGAAAATGCTCGGCTCAAAGCGGAAACTTCAGGACTTCGCCAAATGCTCACTGACATggaactcaaaacctctttccCTACTTTAAGAGACCTAGAAGATGTTCCCTGCAACACAACTTACCTCAGAGCTGAGTCCTCGAACCAGTCCATCTCAAGTTCTATGGATCTGCTTGGTTAA
- the LOC121252339 gene encoding microsomal glutathione S-transferase 3 translates to MGQVDLVLPKEYGYVAIVLILYCLVNFWMAGQVGKARKRFNVPYPTLYALESDNKDAKFFNCVQRGHQNSLEMMPMFFMLMMLGGMRHPCTCAALGLLYTVSRVFYFKGYATGDPQKRLTVGKYGFLALLGLMVSTVSFGVSLLL, encoded by the exons ATGGGCCAAGTGGATTTGGTGCTGCCTAAGGAGTATGGCTATGTGGCCATCGTTCTCATTCTCTACTGCCTTGTCAATTTCTGGATGGCTGGCCAAGTTGGCAAGGCTCGAAAAAG GTTCAACGTGCCATATCCTACCCTCTACGCTCTAGAATCTGATAACAAAGATGCAAAGTTTTTCAACTGTGTTCAG AGAGGGCATCAGAACTCGCTGGAGATGATGCCCATGTTTTTCATGCTGATGATGCTGGGAGGGATGAGGCATCCTTGCACATGTGCGGCGCTTGGTTTACTCTACACCGTATCTCGCGTTTTCTACTTCAAAGGCTACGCCACGGGCGATCCCCAGAAGCGTCTCACGGTCGGGAAATATGGCTTCTTGGCCTTGTTGGGGCTTATGGTCTCCACTGTTTCATTTGGGGTCAGTCTTCTTCTTTGA
- the LOC121252145 gene encoding protein SOB FIVE-LIKE 4-like — translation MESYKDLLGAGRTSSSESGWTMYIASPYMEEEDAERSDNHDGDHHDKHQIRINRKHVKKEDDDSDDSLTSDASSVPSYRRHTHSRGQVSHGTSRSKPDKSYNENCIFSLGKDAEKQAKKRVGSSTKK, via the coding sequence ATGGAGTCCTACAAAGACCTTTTGGGTGCAGGACGTACTAGCAGCAGTGAATCTGGGTGGACAATGTACATTGCCTCCCCTTatatggaagaagaagatgctgaACGCAGTGATAATCATGATGGTGATCATCATGACAAGCATCAAATCAGAATTAACCGGAAGCATGTCaagaaagaagatgatgacAGTGATGATTCTTTGACTTCTGATGCTTCGTCTGTTCCAAGTTATCGTCGCCATACCCATTCTCGCGGTCAAGTTAGTCATGGCACATCTCGTTCTAAACCAGACAAAAGTTATAATGAAAACTGCATTTTTTCTTTAGGCAAGGATGCAGAAAAGCAGGCGAAGAAACGTGTTGGAAGTAGTACTAAGAAGTAA
- the LOC121252314 gene encoding CASP-like protein 2A1 isoform X2: protein MLAEKRATSPMEVMGPRDEKEYEEEGSVSSAMRTAETLLRLVPVGLCVAALVVMLKNSQTNDFGSISYSDLGAFRYLVHANGICAGYSLLSAIIVAMPRPSTMSSAWTFFFLDQVLTYAILAAGAVSLELLFLAYKGDAVVTWSAACGSFGGFCLKATASVVITFVVVACYAVLSLISSYKLFSKFDAPAVNPTKGIDLAAFQG from the exons ATGTTGGCGGAGAAGCGAGCTACGTCTCCTATGGAGGTCATGGGGCCAAGAGATGAGAAGGAGTATGAGGAGGAAGGAAGCGTCAGCAGCGCCATGCGCACTGCAGAGACCTTGCTGCGTCTTGTCCCCGTGGGTCTGTGCGTTGCGGCACTCGTAGTCATGCTTAAGAACTCTCAGACCAACGATTTCGGTTCCATTTCTTACTCCGACCTTGGAGCATTCAG GTATTTGGTACACGCCAATGGAATATGTGCCGGCTATTCTCTTCTTTCAGCCATCATTGTAGCCATGCCTCGCCCCTCCACCATGTCCAGCGCTTggactttcttcttccttgatCAG GTGCTCACCTACGCAATTCTGGCTGCTGGAGCCGTGTCATTGGAGTTGTTATTCCTGGCATACAAGGGAGATGCAGTCGTTACCTGGAGTGCAGCTTGTGGTTCTTTTGGCGGGTTCTGTCTTAAGGCGACAGCATCCGTAGTGATCACATTCGTCGTAGTGGCTTGCTATGCAGTGCTTTCACTCATTTCATCCTATAAACTTTTCAGCAAATTTGATGCACCTGCGGTCAACCCCACCAAGGGCATTGACCTTGCTGCCTTCCAAGGCTGA
- the LOC121252314 gene encoding CASP-like protein 2A1 isoform X1, protein MLAEKRATSPMEVMGPRDEKEYEEEGSVSSAMRTAETLLRLVPVGLCVAALVVMLKNSQTNDFGSISYSDLGAFRCSFCCNFIDKYLVHANGICAGYSLLSAIIVAMPRPSTMSSAWTFFFLDQVLTYAILAAGAVSLELLFLAYKGDAVVTWSAACGSFGGFCLKATASVVITFVVVACYAVLSLISSYKLFSKFDAPAVNPTKGIDLAAFQG, encoded by the exons ATGTTGGCGGAGAAGCGAGCTACGTCTCCTATGGAGGTCATGGGGCCAAGAGATGAGAAGGAGTATGAGGAGGAAGGAAGCGTCAGCAGCGCCATGCGCACTGCAGAGACCTTGCTGCGTCTTGTCCCCGTGGGTCTGTGCGTTGCGGCACTCGTAGTCATGCTTAAGAACTCTCAGACCAACGATTTCGGTTCCATTTCTTACTCCGACCTTGGAGCATTCAGGTGTTCTTTCTGCTGCAATTTCATAGACAA GTATTTGGTACACGCCAATGGAATATGTGCCGGCTATTCTCTTCTTTCAGCCATCATTGTAGCCATGCCTCGCCCCTCCACCATGTCCAGCGCTTggactttcttcttccttgatCAG GTGCTCACCTACGCAATTCTGGCTGCTGGAGCCGTGTCATTGGAGTTGTTATTCCTGGCATACAAGGGAGATGCAGTCGTTACCTGGAGTGCAGCTTGTGGTTCTTTTGGCGGGTTCTGTCTTAAGGCGACAGCATCCGTAGTGATCACATTCGTCGTAGTGGCTTGCTATGCAGTGCTTTCACTCATTTCATCCTATAAACTTTTCAGCAAATTTGATGCACCTGCGGTCAACCCCACCAAGGGCATTGACCTTGCTGCCTTCCAAGGCTGA